A genome region from Leifsonia sp. Root112D2 includes the following:
- a CDS encoding DUF3099 domain-containing protein, whose amino-acid sequence MKQQSITTLPLSPDVERHHRMVKYLVAMGIRVLCIIALLFVHGWWLVIPAVGAIFLPYFAVVIANAAINPGGNSVERPGNVSIVSPPSATHDRAHS is encoded by the coding sequence ATGAAGCAGCAGTCGATCACCACACTCCCCCTCTCGCCAGACGTCGAGAGACACCACCGCATGGTCAAGTACCTGGTGGCGATGGGCATTCGTGTGCTGTGCATCATCGCCCTGCTGTTCGTACACGGCTGGTGGCTGGTGATTCCGGCCGTCGGGGCGATTTTCCTGCCCTACTTCGCCGTAGTCATTGCCAATGCCGCGATCAATCCCGGTGGCAACAGCGTTGAGCGCCCCGGCAACGTGAGCATCGTCTCACCACCGTCGGCGACGCACGACAGGGCGCA
- the fabG gene encoding 3-oxoacyl-ACP reductase FabG, whose amino-acid sequence MTTPRTVLITGGNRGIGFAIAEEFVAQGHRVAVTARSGEGPEGSLTVRADVTDSAAVDAAFSEVESTLGPVEVLIANAGITRDTLLMRMSDDDFDSVIDTNLGGAFRVVKRASKGMLKARFGRIVLISSVVGLYGSAGQVNYAASKSGLVGIARSITRELGARGITANVVAPGFIETDMTAELPEATQSEYKKSIPAGRFATPGEVARVVTWIAGDDAGYISGAVIPVDGGLGMGH is encoded by the coding sequence ATGACGACACCACGCACCGTGCTCATTACCGGAGGCAATCGGGGGATCGGCTTCGCCATCGCCGAGGAGTTCGTGGCCCAAGGCCACCGGGTCGCGGTGACCGCGCGCTCGGGCGAGGGGCCCGAGGGCAGCCTGACCGTGCGAGCGGATGTCACGGATTCCGCCGCCGTCGACGCCGCATTCTCCGAGGTGGAGAGCACGCTCGGCCCCGTCGAGGTTCTGATCGCGAATGCCGGCATCACCAGGGACACCCTGTTGATGCGCATGAGCGACGATGACTTCGACAGCGTCATCGACACCAATCTCGGTGGAGCCTTCCGCGTGGTCAAGCGCGCTTCCAAGGGCATGCTCAAGGCCCGCTTCGGTCGTATCGTGCTGATCTCGAGCGTCGTCGGACTCTACGGATCGGCCGGCCAGGTGAATTATGCGGCGTCCAAGAGCGGCCTCGTGGGCATCGCGCGTTCGATCACCCGCGAACTGGGTGCGCGCGGCATCACCGCGAACGTGGTGGCGCCCGGCTTCATTGAGACCGACATGACGGCCGAACTACCCGAGGCCACCCAGTCCGAATACAAGAAGAGCATTCCGGCGGGCCGCTTCGCCACACCGGGCGAGGTCGCGCGCGTGGTGACCTGGATCGCCGGGGACGATGCCGGCTACATCTCCGGAGCCGTGATCCCGGTCGACGGCGGCCTCGGTATGGGCCACTAG